A section of the Bacillus pumilus genome encodes:
- a CDS encoding YolD-like family protein, producing MNPNKLTPGYNLMWESSRMMLPEHREQLLAQKRKKKEYTPPPLSTDQLEEMNFLITQSITEDQAICVTYAAAGRKEQFWGWVKTIHYETQRIKIVNDEDVLNLSLQQIVAIDLD from the coding sequence ATGAATCCCAATAAATTAACACCTGGATACAACCTCATGTGGGAATCAAGCCGAATGATGCTTCCAGAGCACCGGGAGCAGCTGCTTGCTCAAAAACGAAAGAAAAAAGAATACACCCCTCCCCCGCTGAGCACCGATCAACTGGAGGAAATGAATTTTTTGATCACACAGTCGATTACCGAGGATCAAGCGATTTGCGTAACATATGCCGCAGCAGGTAGGAAAGAGCAGTTTTGGGGCTGGGTAAAAACCATTCATTATGAAACGCAGCGCATAAAAATCGTCAATGATGAAGATGTTCTCAACCTGTCCTTGCAGCAAATCGTCGCGATCGACCTTGATTAA
- a CDS encoding MDR family MFS transporter, translating into MKNNLRTLHPLSWTIIIGTIFGRMATSMSIPFLAVYLTQVKGASASSAGLIIAVSSLIGIVASFYGGYISDRIGRKKVMLLSIFGWTLVFVGFAFADAIWVFFIMNALNGLCRALFEPTSKALLSDVTPSSIRLFVFNLRYTAINIGVIFGPLLGLYLGSSKTTFPFLVAAFIYLLYGLTLAWQFQKHPVAAPESTKQIGVKKALSIIQKDTVFSIILIGVTLCSFGYSHLSSTLPQYLSASPMIEDGPKLFGYLLSLNAVVVIVVQYPLIMIAKRYSTILSLTTGNVLLAGSLFAIAFSQSLGMLAFIIVVFTIGEVLLFAMMDLFVDNVAKPEVKGSYFGAMGFSQLGSVIGPFVGGLCIDYFGAAHPFSIFSVLSIITIAGVPFLLIGYYRLKKRSAATVAVKVSGGH; encoded by the coding sequence ATGAAAAATAACTTACGTACGCTACATCCGCTTAGTTGGACGATCATCATCGGCACCATATTTGGCCGAATGGCGACATCCATGAGCATTCCTTTTTTGGCCGTTTATTTAACACAAGTCAAAGGCGCCTCAGCTTCTTCTGCTGGATTAATCATTGCCGTTAGCTCTCTGATTGGGATCGTTGCAAGTTTTTACGGTGGATATATTTCTGATCGTATCGGAAGAAAAAAGGTCATGCTTCTATCAATCTTTGGCTGGACACTTGTCTTTGTTGGCTTTGCATTTGCAGATGCCATTTGGGTCTTCTTTATCATGAACGCTTTAAACGGACTGTGCCGAGCACTGTTTGAACCAACATCTAAGGCACTCTTATCTGATGTCACTCCATCAAGTATTCGGTTGTTTGTGTTTAATTTACGATATACAGCCATTAACATAGGGGTCATCTTCGGTCCTCTACTTGGCTTATATCTCGGGTCATCGAAAACAACCTTTCCATTTCTCGTCGCTGCCTTCATTTATTTGTTATACGGATTAACGCTAGCCTGGCAATTTCAGAAGCATCCAGTTGCTGCTCCAGAAAGTACGAAACAAATTGGTGTCAAAAAAGCTCTTTCCATTATCCAAAAAGATACGGTCTTTAGCATTATCCTCATCGGCGTTACCTTATGTTCGTTTGGGTATTCGCATTTGAGCTCAACACTGCCTCAATATTTATCCGCTTCGCCTATGATTGAGGATGGTCCGAAACTGTTTGGATACCTTTTATCTTTAAATGCAGTTGTTGTCATTGTTGTACAATATCCGCTCATCATGATCGCCAAGCGCTACTCCACCATTTTGTCGCTCACCACTGGAAATGTTCTTCTGGCCGGCAGTTTGTTTGCCATTGCTTTTTCACAGAGTCTCGGCATGCTTGCTTTCATCATTGTCGTGTTTACAATAGGAGAGGTTCTGCTGTTTGCGATGATGGACCTTTTTGTAGACAATGTGGCAAAGCCCGAAGTAAAGGGATCGTACTTTGGCGCGATGGGATTTTCTCAGCTCGGCAGCGTCATCGGACCATTTGTCGGCGGACTGTGCATTGACTATTTTGGCGCAGCCCATCCCTTCTCCATTTTTTCAGTCTTGTCGATCATCACGATCGCGGGTGTTCCGTTCCTACTCATTGGATACTACCGCCTGAAAAAGCGATCCGCGGCTACGGTCGCTGTGAAAGTAAGTGGAGGTCATTAA
- the coaA gene encoding type I pantothenate kinase, translating to MSDARLDFNTLYTRHTREAWSALGEYMPVSVSEEEARALQGLNDYLSLEEVQDIYIPLIRFLTLHVFAEKQKNQHVNAFLNYPHHAKIPFLIGIAGSVAVGKSTTARIIETLLSRLGDGLKVSLVTTDGFLYPQKELKDRGLMEKKGFPESYDVKALLSFLNELKSGKQTVHAPVYSHLTYDRLEGVYETVEDADIVIIEGINVLQSPALDDLKDEPRVFVSDFFDFSIYVDAAETQIQSWYKERFRLLRETAFQDPESFFHQYKDLTDEEADHMASTIWNTVNRPNLYQNILPTKYRADLILKKGDRHKVEEIAIRRV from the coding sequence TTGAGTGATGCGCGACTAGATTTTAATACTTTATATACACGTCATACAAGAGAGGCTTGGTCTGCTCTTGGAGAATATATGCCGGTATCTGTTTCAGAAGAGGAAGCAAGAGCACTTCAAGGATTAAATGACTATTTATCGCTTGAAGAAGTTCAAGATATTTACATACCACTTATTCGTTTTCTGACATTGCATGTCTTTGCAGAAAAACAAAAAAATCAGCATGTGAATGCCTTTTTAAACTACCCGCATCATGCGAAAATCCCTTTTCTAATTGGGATTGCTGGAAGTGTGGCTGTCGGGAAAAGCACAACGGCCCGTATCATTGAAACGCTGTTATCGAGGCTTGGAGATGGGCTAAAAGTGAGTCTTGTGACAACGGATGGCTTTTTGTATCCTCAAAAAGAACTAAAGGATCGAGGGCTCATGGAAAAGAAGGGCTTCCCAGAAAGCTATGATGTCAAAGCCTTGTTGTCTTTTTTAAACGAATTAAAATCAGGGAAACAGACTGTACATGCCCCGGTCTATTCGCATCTGACCTATGACCGGCTTGAAGGGGTGTATGAAACGGTGGAGGATGCTGATATTGTCATTATTGAAGGCATCAATGTGCTGCAATCCCCAGCGCTGGATGATCTGAAGGATGAACCGCGTGTGTTTGTATCAGATTTCTTTGATTTTTCGATTTATGTAGATGCGGCTGAAACGCAAATTCAATCATGGTATAAAGAACGGTTCCGTTTGCTGAGGGAAACAGCTTTCCAAGACCCTGAATCCTTCTTTCATCAATACAAAGATTTGACAGATGAAGAGGCAGATCACATGGCAAGCACCATTTGGAATACGGTCAATCGCCCTAATTTATATCAAAATATTTTACCGACAAAATATCGAGCTGATCTTATTTTGAAAAAAGGTGATCGGCATAAGGTGGAAGAGATTGCTATCCGCCGAGTATAA
- a CDS encoding CoA-disulfide reductase has product MKYVIIGGDAAGMSCAMQIYREDPDAHIVAFEKGEIFSYGQCGLPYLIGGLIDHHSKLIARSAETFRGKYGIDARYLHEVTSIDPKQKTVSGSHTKTKEPFTESYDRLLIATGASPVTLNINNRPLEGVHVLKTIPHALSILDHLKQDIAHVTIIGGGYIGLEMAENLKALGKKVHIIQRGSTLGPGFDPDMAKHLKEEADAEGIHVTLGETVQTLEGKSHVTAVQTDKQTIKTDMVIMAIGVTPQTSFLDKTGIKRLSNGAIVVNEYMQTNVKDIYAAGDCAATYHRIKQSLDYIPLGTTANKQGRIAGFHMTGTNRAFQGVTGTAVMKFMSMTAGRTGLSEKEAQAADIPFSTITIDSTDHAGYYPDAQKMKIKLIYRSDDYTLLGAQIIGKSGVDKRIDVMATALYQQLTITDLEDLDISYAPPFNSVWDPLQQAARRR; this is encoded by the coding sequence ATGAAATATGTGATCATTGGCGGAGATGCAGCAGGAATGAGCTGTGCGATGCAAATATATCGAGAGGACCCAGATGCACATATTGTCGCTTTTGAAAAAGGAGAGATTTTCTCATATGGACAGTGCGGCCTTCCCTACTTGATTGGCGGTCTCATTGATCATCACAGCAAGCTGATTGCACGCAGCGCTGAAACGTTTCGCGGCAAATACGGGATTGATGCTAGATACTTACATGAAGTGACCTCCATTGACCCAAAGCAAAAAACGGTGTCAGGGTCTCATACAAAAACAAAAGAACCCTTTACCGAAAGCTATGACCGCCTCTTAATTGCCACAGGGGCAAGCCCGGTCACACTGAATATAAATAATCGGCCGCTAGAAGGCGTACACGTATTAAAAACCATTCCGCATGCGCTGTCCATTTTAGACCATTTAAAACAAGATATCGCACATGTCACCATTATAGGCGGTGGATATATAGGCTTAGAGATGGCTGAAAATTTAAAAGCGCTGGGAAAAAAAGTACATATCATTCAGCGAGGTTCAACACTTGGCCCTGGCTTTGACCCCGATATGGCAAAGCATCTCAAAGAAGAGGCGGATGCCGAGGGCATTCACGTGACACTCGGGGAAACCGTGCAGACATTAGAGGGCAAGTCACATGTCACAGCTGTTCAAACAGACAAACAAACCATAAAAACTGATATGGTCATCATGGCCATCGGCGTCACTCCGCAAACATCCTTTTTAGACAAAACAGGAATCAAACGTCTTTCAAATGGCGCCATTGTTGTAAATGAATATATGCAAACCAATGTAAAAGACATCTATGCTGCCGGGGATTGCGCAGCCACTTATCACCGCATCAAACAATCACTCGATTATATTCCGCTCGGCACAACGGCGAATAAACAGGGAAGAATCGCTGGTTTTCATATGACGGGAACAAATCGGGCGTTTCAAGGGGTGACTGGAACGGCCGTCATGAAATTTATGAGCATGACAGCAGGACGAACGGGTTTATCTGAAAAGGAAGCACAAGCTGCTGATATTCCTTTTTCCACCATCACCATTGACAGTACGGATCACGCTGGATATTACCCAGATGCGCAGAAAATGAAAATCAAACTGATTTACAGAAGTGATGACTACACCTTGCTCGGTGCCCAAATCATCGGAAAAAGCGGTGTAGATAAACGGATCGATGTGATGGCAACTGCTCTTTACCAACAGCTAACCATAACAGATCTTGAAGATTTAGATATTAGCTATGCACCGCCTTTTAACAGTGTGTGGGACCCGCTTCAACAAGCAGCAAGACGGAGATGA